A segment of the Tautonia rosea genome:
CCGGCTGGCCTCTGCGGCTTTACCCGGGTTCCGCTGGCGCGGAACCCGGGACACCCAGGCGAGACGAACCGCTTGACGGTGTCGGCATACGTTCCGAAAGCCAAGAGGGTGGCACGGGTTCTGCCTTCGAAACCCGTGTCTCGTCGTCCGAAACAGCCCTCAGATGCCACCCTACCCCTTGGCGACACCTCCAACGGGCTGGGATCCCGCGAGCCACCCACCCGATGCTCAGGCCGGCGAGCCCCCGCTCGGGCTCAAGGCCGGTTGCGACCCGGCATACACCTCCAACCCCGACCGCGCCCGCTTGGCCGCATACATCGCCAGGTCGGCATGTCTGAGCAAGCGAGACACATCCCGTCCCTGGTCCGGCCAGGTCGCAATCCCCAGACTCGCCCCGACCGTCAAGCGCTGCTCACCGACCCGCATCGGCAGGCCGATCGAGGCCAGAATCGCCGCCCCCACCCGCCGCGCGCGCAGTTCATCGGCCCCACGCAGCACAATCCCGAACTCATCTCCACCCAGCCGCGCCACCAGATCGTCCCGGGTCACCACCTTCTGCAGCCGAGGACGCATTTGCATCAACACCTCATCCCCCGCCTCGTGCCCGAAGGTGTCGTTGATCCGCTTGAACCCGTCGAGATCCAGCAGCAGCAACGCGAACGGCTCCCCCCCCGCCTCCACCTCGTTCAGCGCCTTCGACAGTGCCTGAAGCAGCTTCGAGCGGTTCGGCAAACCGG
Coding sequences within it:
- a CDS encoding GGDEF domain-containing protein, whose amino-acid sequence is MDASIHDSGQSQSFLLQVLDTLPAAAYTCDVSGLITYCNRNAVDVWGRTPRINDPADRFCGSYRLFYADGRLMPHEECWMALALRDQASYNGQEVVIEQPSGAIRWALAHANPMRDAEGRLLGASNVLVDITDRKRIEEQLAYQATHDALTGLPNRSKLLQALSKALNEVEAGGEPFALLLLDLDGFKRINDTFGHEAGDEVLMQMRPRLQKVVTRDDLVARLGGDEFGIVLRGADELRARRVGAAILASIGLPMRVGEQRLTVGASLGIATWPDQGRDVSRLLRHADLAMYAAKRARSGLEVYAGSQPALSPSGGSPA